A window of Deltaproteobacteria bacterium contains these coding sequences:
- a CDS encoding 50S ribosomal protein L23, protein MKELYSVIKVPLITEKATLQKEMANQLAFKVDQKANKIEIKTAVEKIFKVKVLSVQTIKVKGKPKRVGRFTGKRPSFKKAVVRLYPGESIEFFEGV, encoded by the coding sequence ATGAAGGAACTGTATTCGGTGATAAAGGTCCCGCTGATTACCGAGAAGGCCACCTTACAGAAAGAAATGGCAAACCAGTTGGCCTTCAAGGTGGACCAAAAGGCAAATAAAATCGAGATAAAGACTGCAGTGGAGAAGATCTTTAAAGTGAAAGTCCTGTCTGTTCAGACCATCAAGGTCAAAGGAAAGCCCAAGAGAGTCGGTCGATTTACAGGTAAACGCCCAAGTTTTAAAAAAGCCGTTGTAAGGCTGTATCCCGGGGAAAGTATCGAGTTCTTTGAAGGTGTATAA